Proteins encoded together in one Amphritea japonica ATCC BAA-1530 window:
- the flgM gene encoding flagellar biosynthesis anti-sigma factor FlgM: MVIDITGLSSTTQATNSRAKVSDQPAAESKAQKAPESGNLSSGVSLSDAAQAIQKNAEQLVDEGISVNEQKVAELKAAIDDGNYQIDYDSTARNLFQLESLLD, translated from the coding sequence ATGGTTATTGATATCACGGGTTTATCGTCGACTACACAAGCGACTAACTCTCGTGCCAAGGTAAGTGATCAACCTGCCGCCGAGAGCAAAGCTCAAAAAGCTCCAGAGAGTGGAAACCTGTCATCTGGCGTGAGCTTGAGCGATGCCGCTCAGGCCATTCAGAAGAATGCTGAACAGCTGGTTGATGAAGGAATATCTGTTAACGAACAGAAAGTTGCTGAGCTGAAAGCCGCTATCGATGATGGAAACTATCAGATTGATTACGACAGCACAGCACGCAACCTGTTCCAGTTAGAAAGCCTGCTGGATTAA
- the flgA gene encoding flagellar basal body P-ring formation chaperone FlgA, with amino-acid sequence MNKNITTLIVTLIAMLAAPVKSTLAANPESITQRAHQHLIKQYQTNNPFARTAIKVKPLPKALDLRRCDTPIAFIHAPGSSSRISVKAVCTHPAWTIFISATIEQWQQIVVSSRALSKGTILGDSDIYLREFDVKRLSSPYFSNPAELFGREMKRAIASNQIISPSQVEKKLLIRKGDLVYIEAQNGSMSVRMTGTAQQNGSLGEQISVTNTRSGKKVRGYVKGRGIISVSPE; translated from the coding sequence GTGAATAAAAACATTACCACTCTAATAGTCACACTTATAGCTATGTTAGCTGCGCCAGTAAAGAGCACGCTGGCCGCCAACCCTGAGTCTATCACTCAAAGAGCTCATCAACACCTGATTAAACAGTACCAGACAAACAACCCATTTGCCCGCACTGCCATCAAAGTTAAGCCACTACCTAAAGCATTAGACCTTAGACGCTGCGATACCCCTATCGCCTTTATCCACGCGCCCGGCAGCTCATCAAGAATTTCAGTAAAAGCAGTTTGTACTCACCCGGCATGGACAATTTTCATATCAGCAACAATCGAACAATGGCAACAGATCGTTGTTTCCAGTCGCGCCTTAAGCAAAGGTACCATTTTGGGGGATTCAGACATCTATCTCAGAGAATTTGATGTGAAGCGACTATCCTCTCCCTACTTCAGTAATCCCGCCGAGTTATTTGGCAGAGAGATGAAACGTGCTATCGCATCTAATCAAATAATATCTCCATCACAGGTTGAGAAAAAATTACTGATCCGTAAAGGCGACCTGGTCTATATTGAAGCCCAAAATGGTTCAATGTCCGTTCGAATGACCGGCACCGCACAACAAAACGGCTCTCTCGGTGAACAAATTTCAGTCACCAACACCCGCTCTGGCAAAAAGGTAAGGGGCTATGTAAAAGGCAGGGGAATCATATCAGTCAGTCCAGAATAG
- a CDS encoding chemotaxis protein, producing MSGINSTVNQRTNMAGQNRLELLLFGLNDDQEYGINVFKVREVLPCPSLTGIPKQTTALKGLAHIRGETIPVIDLSQAIGGVPVEESDRQNCFLIVSEYNRRVLAFLVRNVDRILPAKWDQVSPPPIETNEKNYLTAVVQYEKGLIEILDVEQVLADLIPVSTEVKSTSISDADRDNASKYHILVVDDSSVARTQVKKALQSLNIKVSTANNGQAALDVLKQLADKDHKVKDVFLMVISDIEMPEMDGYTLVKKIREDSRLKPLYVVLHSSLSGRFNLAMAKRVGADAFIGKFNPDELAEAVVSRINVVEA from the coding sequence ATGTCAGGTATAAACAGTACTGTAAACCAACGTACAAACATGGCGGGCCAGAACCGTCTGGAACTGCTTTTGTTCGGGCTAAATGATGATCAGGAATACGGCATCAACGTATTCAAGGTTCGGGAGGTATTGCCTTGCCCAAGCCTTACGGGTATCCCTAAGCAGACGACAGCTTTGAAAGGTCTTGCTCATATTCGAGGGGAAACTATCCCGGTTATAGATCTTTCGCAAGCGATAGGCGGAGTGCCGGTAGAAGAAAGTGATCGCCAGAACTGCTTTCTGATTGTGTCTGAGTATAATCGTCGGGTTTTGGCATTCTTAGTGCGTAATGTTGATCGTATCCTGCCCGCAAAATGGGATCAGGTGAGTCCGCCGCCAATCGAAACCAATGAGAAAAACTACCTGACAGCGGTAGTCCAGTATGAGAAAGGCCTGATTGAAATTCTCGATGTAGAGCAGGTCTTAGCGGATCTGATTCCTGTCAGTACAGAAGTAAAATCGACATCTATTAGTGACGCTGACAGAGATAATGCGTCTAAATACCATATACTGGTTGTAGATGACTCAAGTGTTGCCCGGACGCAGGTAAAAAAGGCGCTGCAAAGTTTAAATATTAAAGTGTCAACTGCGAACAATGGGCAGGCCGCGTTAGATGTACTGAAGCAGCTGGCGGATAAAGATCATAAGGTCAAAGATGTTTTTCTGATGGTCATTTCTGATATTGAAATGCCTGAAATGGATGGTTATACCCTGGTAAAGAAGATTCGTGAAGATAGTCGCTTGAAACCACTGTATGTTGTACTGCACAGTTCATTGAGTGGTCGGTTTAATCTGGCAATGGCTAAGCGGGTGGGTGCGGATGCATTTATCGGTAAGTTTAATCCGGATGAACTGGCTGAAGCAGTTGTATCACGAATTAACGTGGTTGAGGCTTGA
- a CDS encoding CheR family methyltransferase produces the protein MTEQEFDRFCLFLEQACGILLAKHKQYLVESRLSKILIDGQYGSLGRLVDSLSLPGKSHLKEQVINAMTTNETLWFRDIHPYEILKGKLLPELASSLSGQRLKIWSAACSTGQEPYSISMILDEFKSENPGVFSYGEEVVATDICTRVLEQARQAEYEMLALGRGLSQDRLKTFFEPGKSEAWSLKPQIKNRVRFRELNLLGSYVGIGSCDIVFCRNVLIYFSTERKREILQKIHKTLKPGGYLLLGASESVAELNDLFEMVHCRPGIIYKAK, from the coding sequence ATAACTGAACAAGAGTTTGACCGATTTTGTCTTTTTTTAGAACAGGCGTGCGGAATACTGTTGGCGAAACATAAGCAGTATTTGGTGGAAAGTCGATTAAGTAAGATTCTGATCGATGGCCAGTATGGTTCATTAGGGCGCCTTGTTGATAGTCTGAGTCTCCCGGGGAAAAGTCACCTGAAAGAGCAGGTCATCAATGCAATGACGACCAATGAGACGCTCTGGTTCAGGGATATCCACCCCTACGAAATTTTAAAAGGTAAACTGTTACCTGAATTAGCCTCTTCTCTATCAGGGCAGCGTCTTAAAATATGGTCGGCTGCATGCTCAACCGGACAAGAACCCTATTCGATTAGTATGATTTTGGATGAGTTCAAATCTGAAAACCCAGGTGTATTCAGTTATGGTGAAGAGGTTGTTGCAACGGATATATGTACCCGTGTGCTGGAACAGGCACGGCAGGCTGAGTATGAGATGCTCGCACTCGGGCGAGGGCTGTCTCAGGATAGATTGAAAACTTTTTTTGAGCCTGGAAAAAGTGAAGCCTGGTCGCTGAAGCCGCAGATTAAGAACCGGGTGCGTTTTCGTGAGTTAAATCTTTTAGGTTCCTACGTGGGAATCGGTTCTTGTGATATCGTATTTTGTCGTAATGTTTTGATCTATTTTTCGACGGAACGAAAACGAGAAATTCTGCAGAAAATCCATAAAACGCTCAAGCCTGGTGGCTACCTCCTTCTGGGGGCATCTGAATCAGTTGCAGAATTAAATGATCTGTTTGAGATGGTTCATTGTCGGCCGGGTATTATTTATAAGGCAAAATAA
- the flgB gene encoding flagellar basal body rod protein FlgB encodes MAISFDKALGIHEQAVGLRIQRAEILANNIANSDTPNYKARDIDFKSVLQGAQSGQQPLKMTHTDDAHNSGLIASGFASEMMYRMPNQPSIDGNTVNVQEEMARYTENAVDYQASFQFLNKKFKGLSNAIKGE; translated from the coding sequence ATGGCGATTAGCTTTGATAAAGCATTAGGAATTCATGAGCAAGCAGTTGGCTTGCGGATTCAGCGTGCTGAAATTCTAGCGAATAATATTGCTAACAGTGATACCCCGAATTACAAAGCACGCGATATTGATTTTAAGAGTGTTTTGCAAGGGGCTCAAAGTGGTCAGCAACCGTTGAAAATGACACATACAGATGATGCTCATAATTCTGGTTTGATCGCTTCTGGTTTTGCTTCAGAGATGATGTACCGCATGCCAAATCAACCCAGTATCGATGGAAATACCGTCAACGTACAGGAAGAGATGGCTCGGTACACTGAGAATGCGGTTGATTATCAGGCATCGTTCCAGTTCCTGAATAAAAAGTTTAAAGGCTTAAGTAACGCGATTAAGGGTGAGTAA
- the flgC gene encoding flagellar basal body rod protein FlgC produces MSLGNVFDIAGSAMSAQSVRLNTTASNMANAESVSSSEGETYRARKPVFELKQMENLQPGSVPLGVQAGQGVNVAGIVESDAPLRQEYNPDHPMADEKGYVYYPNVNVVEEMADMISASRSFQINAEIMNTAKQMMQRALTLGQ; encoded by the coding sequence ATGTCTCTGGGTAATGTTTTTGATATTGCTGGTTCCGCGATGAGCGCTCAAAGTGTGCGCTTGAACACGACTGCCAGCAATATGGCGAATGCTGAGAGCGTGAGTAGTAGTGAAGGTGAAACCTATCGTGCACGTAAGCCTGTTTTTGAATTGAAACAGATGGAAAACCTCCAGCCAGGTAGTGTGCCTTTGGGTGTGCAGGCGGGCCAGGGCGTTAATGTAGCGGGTATTGTTGAAAGCGATGCGCCGTTGCGACAGGAGTATAACCCGGACCATCCGATGGCGGATGAAAAGGGATATGTGTACTACCCCAATGTAAATGTTGTTGAAGAGATGGCGGATATGATCTCAGCGTCGCGCTCTTTTCAGATTAATGCTGAGATTATGAATACTGCAAAACAGATGATGCAGCGAGCACTGACTCTGGGTCAGTAA
- a CDS encoding flagellar hook capping FlgD N-terminal domain-containing protein encodes MSVDNVNNTQSVFDQINAKNNAGSTSSSADSSSGADSEMFMKLMIAQLQNQDPTSPADTTDFMQQISSMSTVESINKLNSTVEDMSSSLLSSQAALQASSLVGQTVYAKTDQAVVGESKEISGVIELPVSSPDVRVTIYDANGDKVEQFSMGAQNVGDHNFKWNAGDRPEGSYRVVAEAQVDGEYQLAASYIGYNVNSVTLGQNGIGMKVNTEAGAVSLSDIKQIG; translated from the coding sequence ATGAGTGTTGATAACGTCAACAATACACAATCGGTCTTTGACCAGATTAATGCCAAGAATAATGCGGGATCTACCTCATCTTCTGCTGACAGTAGCAGTGGTGCAGATAGTGAAATGTTTATGAAGCTGATGATTGCGCAGCTTCAAAATCAGGACCCGACTAGTCCGGCAGATACGACTGACTTTATGCAGCAAATTTCTAGCATGAGTACGGTTGAAAGTATCAATAAACTAAATAGCACGGTTGAAGATATGTCGTCTTCACTTCTGTCGAGCCAGGCCGCCTTACAAGCGTCTTCGTTGGTGGGGCAGACTGTATATGCCAAGACTGATCAGGCGGTTGTCGGTGAGTCCAAAGAGATCAGCGGTGTGATTGAATTACCCGTGAGTTCTCCGGATGTACGGGTGACGATCTATGATGCCAATGGCGACAAAGTTGAACAATTTAGTATGGGCGCTCAAAACGTGGGCGATCATAACTTTAAATGGAATGCCGGCGACCGCCCTGAAGGCAGTTACCGTGTGGTAGCTGAAGCTCAGGTTGATGGTGAATATCAGCTGGCAGCAAGTTACATAGGTTACAACGTAAATAGCGTTACTTTGGGACAAAACGGCATCGGTATGAAAGTGAATACCGAGGCGGGTGCAGTGTCGCTAAGTGATATTAAACAGATAGGGTAA
- a CDS encoding flagellar hook-basal body complex protein — MAGFNTAITGLKAATTDLDVTGNNIANSSTVGFKASRTEFGDIYTSAVVGAGSSNVPGSGVTVTDIAQDFAAGTTEFTNSNLDLAIDGAGFFQLADDQGGLTYTRAGAFELDKDGFIVNKTGQYLRGYPVVNDIELPLGNLSVSEKESSPQATYTMDLSVNIDSRKDANELQSLYDKDIPGSYTYSTTMERIDALGDSSAIKYNYVEQRPVKETHTYDYAGAGAFQVSGVTLNTADFTGAGGTLDDAVLSTLQSADGRVFDVVLDQPSAGKIQVIFKSDSTQYGDLVTADGGVALTNEEVTELTAGEQHYFNFTGATSSTLFGGANAVLELSVSGVTISIDTGTSGITAQDIVNEVNAQRTTISNTNSNIESFSLDLSTGSPRMLVNYRAEGGDISNTTLAMQVLSGPINPFSGVAVPGGGTGTLTPDLAVDGDNSYEGTYRLYAYLLDPEDSEKDQLLVIGKNPDPGEAGSLPEKGPILMKFNDLDGNITEINGQTVTSTLAIPQLTVQGFNENDQILANNTDSQSVIKLDLTNTTQFASDSIKKSSAQNGYPKGDLIGVSFGLNGEMVASFSNGQNQTLGVVAVATFENQAGLQPVGDTQWAASLSSGNAIPNPPGTGLNGTLRSGALEQSNVDLSEQLVKLIEAQRNFQANSKTLETLNTVTQAILQI, encoded by the coding sequence ATGGCGGGTTTTAATACTGCTATTACCGGTTTGAAGGCAGCAACAACTGATCTTGATGTGACCGGTAACAACATTGCCAACTCCAGTACGGTGGGTTTTAAGGCTTCTCGTACCGAGTTTGGCGATATTTATACGTCGGCGGTTGTCGGTGCTGGATCAAGTAATGTTCCGGGTTCCGGTGTTACGGTAACCGATATTGCCCAGGACTTTGCTGCGGGTACAACAGAGTTTACCAATAGCAACCTGGACCTGGCGATCGATGGGGCGGGTTTCTTTCAATTGGCGGACGATCAGGGTGGTTTGACCTACACGCGTGCCGGTGCATTTGAACTCGATAAAGATGGCTTTATTGTTAATAAAACCGGTCAGTATCTGCGAGGGTATCCGGTTGTAAATGATATTGAGCTGCCGCTGGGTAATCTGTCTGTTAGCGAAAAAGAGAGTAGTCCTCAGGCTACTTATACGATGGACCTTTCAGTGAATATTGATTCACGTAAGGATGCCAATGAGCTGCAGTCACTCTACGATAAAGATATTCCAGGCTCGTATACGTATTCGACCACGATGGAGCGAATAGATGCCCTGGGTGATAGCTCTGCAATAAAGTATAACTATGTTGAGCAGCGTCCGGTTAAAGAAACTCACACCTATGATTATGCAGGTGCTGGTGCCTTTCAGGTCTCAGGTGTAACGCTTAATACGGCAGACTTTACCGGTGCAGGCGGTACTCTGGATGACGCGGTTCTGTCAACGTTGCAATCTGCAGACGGCCGCGTTTTTGATGTGGTTCTTGATCAGCCATCGGCAGGCAAGATTCAGGTTATCTTTAAGTCTGACTCAACTCAGTACGGTGATCTGGTGACCGCTGATGGTGGTGTTGCGTTAACCAATGAAGAAGTCACGGAGTTGACGGCTGGCGAGCAACATTATTTTAACTTCACCGGTGCAACGTCCTCGACACTCTTTGGTGGTGCTAATGCTGTTCTTGAGTTGAGTGTTTCTGGTGTGACTATCTCAATTGATACCGGTACAAGCGGTATTACCGCGCAGGATATTGTCAACGAAGTTAATGCTCAGCGCACTACTATTTCTAATACGAATAGTAATATTGAATCTTTCTCCCTGGACCTGTCTACCGGCTCCCCTCGTATGCTGGTGAATTATCGTGCAGAGGGTGGTGATATTTCGAATACGACGTTGGCAATGCAAGTACTTTCCGGTCCGATAAATCCATTTTCGGGTGTAGCGGTACCGGGCGGTGGCACCGGCACATTAACACCTGATCTGGCAGTTGATGGTGATAATAGCTACGAAGGGACTTATCGATTGTATGCTTATCTTCTAGATCCTGAAGATAGCGAAAAAGATCAATTGTTGGTTATCGGTAAAAATCCTGATCCAGGTGAGGCGGGCTCTCTTCCTGAGAAAGGCCCTATCCTGATGAAGTTTAATGATCTGGACGGTAATATTACCGAGATTAATGGTCAGACAGTTACCAGTACGCTGGCTATCCCGCAGCTTACCGTGCAGGGATTTAATGAAAACGATCAGATTCTGGCGAATAATACCGACTCACAGAGTGTTATTAAGCTTGATCTGACCAATACTACCCAGTTTGCGTCGGATTCAATTAAGAAGTCTTCAGCGCAAAACGGATACCCGAAAGGCGATTTGATCGGTGTGAGTTTCGGTCTGAACGGCGAGATGGTAGCGAGCTTTAGTAACGGTCAAAACCAGACCCTAGGTGTTGTTGCGGTTGCTACCTTCGAAAATCAGGCAGGCTTGCAGCCGGTGGGTGATACCCAGTGGGCCGCATCGTTAAGTTCGGGTAACGCGATCCCTAACCCTCCAGGTACGGGTCTTAATGGTACTTTGCGTTCTGGTGCTTTAGAGCAGTCTAACGTTGATTTGTCAGAGCAGTTGGTAAAGCTGATTGAAGCGCAGCGTAACTTCCAGGCGAACTCTAAAACGCTGGAGACCTTGAATACTGTGACTCAGGCGATTTTGCAGATCTGA
- the flgF gene encoding flagellar basal-body rod protein FlgF translates to MDKVLYLAMSGARETMRSQQAHANNLANATTTGFKADFAQARAMQVYGEGHESRVYAMAERPATNTASGTLMQTGRSLDVAVDGDGWLAVIDANGNEAYTRQGELQVNQFNQLVTGSGARVMGNGGIPITLPPFEKLDIGGDGTITIKPLGAGASELAILDRIKLVKPESGELFKSTDGLMHTGNNQPLLPDAGVKLRSGFVESSNVSSVTELTSIIDLARQFEMHVKMMKTAEENSSAAARILSLQ, encoded by the coding sequence ATGGATAAAGTGTTGTATCTGGCAATGAGTGGGGCGCGGGAAACCATGCGCTCTCAGCAAGCCCACGCCAACAACCTGGCGAATGCGACAACCACCGGTTTTAAAGCAGACTTTGCTCAAGCGCGGGCGATGCAGGTTTATGGTGAAGGTCATGAGTCCCGTGTTTATGCAATGGCAGAGCGACCAGCGACTAATACGGCCAGCGGAACACTGATGCAGACAGGCCGTTCACTCGATGTAGCGGTGGATGGCGATGGTTGGCTGGCGGTCATTGATGCCAATGGTAATGAAGCTTATACCCGGCAGGGAGAGTTACAGGTAAATCAGTTCAATCAATTGGTAACGGGCTCTGGTGCACGTGTCATGGGCAATGGCGGGATACCCATTACATTGCCGCCTTTTGAAAAGTTAGATATTGGTGGTGATGGCACCATTACCATAAAACCCTTGGGTGCTGGTGCGTCTGAACTGGCTATTCTGGACCGGATCAAACTCGTTAAGCCTGAATCCGGGGAGCTGTTTAAAAGTACCGATGGCCTTATGCATACCGGCAATAATCAGCCGTTATTGCCGGATGCAGGGGTGAAGCTTCGTTCCGGTTTTGTTGAATCAAGCAATGTGAGCTCTGTAACTGAGCTGACCTCAATTATCGATCTGGCGCGTCAATTCGAAATGCATGTGAAGATGATGAAGACGGCTGAAGAGAACTCCTCTGCTGCTGCGCGTATTTTATCGCTTCAGTAA
- the flgG gene encoding flagellar basal-body rod protein FlgG has translation MHGALFVAKTGLSAQDTSLKVISNNLANVSTVGFKKDRVVFEDLMYQIQRQPGAQSAEESQLPSGLQLGSGVRVAGTQKLFQEGEMQTTGEAFDIAIAGRGFWQVTLPNGDTGYTRQGQFQLNSDNEIVTSEGYLLDPGLTLPAEVQSMTVGVDGIVSVIVQGSAAPQQVGQLQLADFVNPQGLQAYGQNLYLETAASGTPTLANPGEGGTGQLRQGMLEGSNVNAVEELVNMITTQRAYEMNSKVISTADQMLSYVTQNL, from the coding sequence ATGCATGGAGCCCTCTTTGTAGCAAAAACAGGCTTAAGTGCGCAGGACACGTCCCTGAAGGTTATATCGAATAACCTGGCTAACGTTAGTACGGTTGGCTTCAAAAAAGACCGGGTGGTGTTTGAAGATCTGATGTATCAGATCCAGCGTCAGCCCGGTGCTCAGTCGGCAGAAGAGTCACAGCTCCCCTCAGGGTTGCAGCTTGGATCGGGTGTCAGGGTAGCCGGTACGCAAAAGCTGTTTCAGGAAGGAGAGATGCAAACCACCGGGGAGGCATTTGATATTGCTATCGCTGGTCGGGGATTCTGGCAAGTCACACTGCCTAATGGGGATACCGGCTATACCCGTCAGGGTCAGTTTCAGCTGAATTCGGACAATGAAATAGTTACTTCCGAAGGCTACCTGCTCGATCCGGGCTTAACCTTGCCTGCAGAAGTGCAGTCGATGACTGTTGGCGTTGACGGCATTGTCAGTGTGATAGTGCAGGGGAGTGCCGCACCACAGCAAGTGGGGCAACTCCAGTTAGCGGACTTTGTTAACCCTCAGGGATTACAGGCTTATGGTCAGAATCTGTATCTTGAGACTGCTGCGAGTGGTACGCCTACGCTGGCAAATCCTGGTGAGGGCGGAACGGGTCAACTGCGTCAGGGGATGTTAGAGGGCTCTAACGTTAATGCGGTAGAAGAGCTGGTTAATATGATTACAACGCAACGTGCTTATGAGATGAACTCAAAAGTGATCTCAACTGCAGACCAGATGTTGTCCTACGTGACACAGAATCTGTAA
- the flgH gene encoding flagellar basal body L-ring protein FlgH, which produces MKRLLTILTAILVLEGCVSAPPKPDSPHFAPVRPQAMTAPREVTGSIFNAATSNSLYGDGRAHRLGDIITVVLQESTSSTKSNKTSVDKSNSQTLASPTVFGIQPTILGKPLSASTGDSTTAFEGEGKSDMSNSLNGNITVTVHEVLPNGLMIVKGEKWLTLNQGDEYIRVSGMIRPQDISTSNTVLSTQLADARITYSGSGELNDSNSMGWLSKFFIGQLWPF; this is translated from the coding sequence ATGAAACGACTGTTAACTATACTCACTGCAATTCTGGTTCTGGAGGGCTGCGTCAGTGCTCCGCCTAAGCCAGATAGCCCGCATTTTGCACCGGTTCGCCCGCAGGCAATGACAGCGCCCCGTGAGGTAACGGGTTCTATCTTTAATGCTGCAACCAGTAATAGCTTATATGGCGATGGTCGTGCGCATCGGTTAGGTGACATCATCACTGTTGTGCTTCAGGAAAGTACCTCTTCAACTAAAAGCAATAAAACCAGTGTGGATAAGTCAAATTCTCAAACGCTGGCTTCACCGACCGTCTTCGGTATTCAGCCAACCATCTTAGGTAAACCTTTGAGTGCCAGTACCGGTGACTCGACCACCGCGTTTGAAGGTGAGGGTAAATCCGATATGAGTAATAGTCTGAATGGCAATATTACTGTGACGGTTCATGAGGTACTGCCGAATGGTCTGATGATCGTGAAGGGTGAGAAGTGGCTAACCCTTAATCAGGGTGATGAATATATTCGTGTGAGCGGGATGATTCGACCACAGGATATTTCAACCAGTAATACAGTGCTGTCTACTCAGTTAGCGGATGCCCGGATTACCTACAGTGGTTCAGGTGAGTTGAATGACTCTAACTCAATGGGTTGGCTATCGAAGTTCTTTATTGGCCAGCTATGGCCATTTTGA
- a CDS encoding flagellar basal body P-ring protein FlgI encodes MKSFWIIAFMTALLSSAVQAERIKDLSSVAGVRSNQLVGYGLVVGLDGTGDKTSFTSATFRNMLNNFGVAIPPNIDPKSKNIAAVAVHADLPPFAKPGQVIDVTVSTIGDAKSLRGGSLIMAPLKGADGQVYAIAQGNLVVSGFGVQGSDGSRLSLNVPSVGRIPGGASVERTVPNAFAQGDSLVLNLNHADFTTARRVAEQVNSLLGPGMAQAMDATSIRVSAPRDPNQRVSFLSVLENLEVQPAQEVAKVIINSRTGTIIIGQNVRVSPVAITHGGMTVAITEDLNVDQPNALAGGDTVVTPRTGIEVDEGSGHMFEFSPGASLQEIVQAVNQVGAAPGDLMAILEALRQAGALKAELIVI; translated from the coding sequence ATGAAAAGTTTTTGGATAATCGCTTTTATGACTGCGTTGCTTAGTTCCGCAGTACAAGCTGAAAGAATAAAGGATCTATCTTCGGTGGCGGGGGTTCGGAGTAACCAGCTAGTAGGCTATGGCTTGGTTGTTGGTCTTGATGGAACCGGTGATAAAACGTCTTTCACCTCTGCTACGTTCCGTAATATGTTGAATAACTTTGGGGTGGCTATTCCGCCAAATATTGACCCTAAATCGAAGAATATTGCTGCTGTAGCAGTGCATGCTGATCTGCCTCCGTTTGCTAAGCCGGGTCAGGTTATAGATGTAACCGTTTCTACTATAGGCGATGCAAAAAGCTTGCGCGGCGGGAGCTTAATTATGGCGCCCCTGAAAGGTGCTGATGGGCAGGTATATGCTATTGCCCAGGGTAACCTCGTCGTGTCTGGTTTTGGTGTGCAGGGTTCAGATGGTTCACGGTTATCTTTGAATGTCCCTAGTGTTGGTCGCATTCCCGGTGGTGCTTCGGTAGAGCGGACGGTCCCGAATGCTTTTGCTCAGGGAGATAGTTTAGTGTTGAACCTGAATCATGCTGATTTTACGACGGCTCGCCGTGTGGCTGAGCAGGTGAATAGTCTGCTGGGACCGGGGATGGCGCAGGCAATGGATGCTACTTCAATTCGGGTGTCAGCGCCTCGTGATCCTAATCAGCGCGTTTCTTTTCTCTCTGTACTGGAAAATCTTGAGGTTCAGCCCGCACAGGAAGTAGCAAAGGTGATTATAAACTCGCGTACCGGCACCATCATTATCGGTCAGAACGTACGTGTATCACCTGTTGCGATTACCCACGGTGGTATGACAGTCGCTATCACTGAAGATCTTAATGTTGATCAGCCGAATGCACTGGCCGGAGGTGATACTGTGGTCACTCCCCGTACAGGTATCGAGGTAGATGAAGGTAGTGGCCATATGTTTGAATTTTCTCCTGGGGCATCACTGCAGGAGATCGTACAGGCGGTTAATCAGGTAGGTGCCGCGCCCGGTGACCTGATGGCTATTCTGGAAGCGCTGCGACAGGCTGGCGCTCTGAAAGCTGAACTGATAGTGATCTGA